In a genomic window of Mycolicibacter heraklionensis:
- a CDS encoding AAA family ATPase has translation MVAASKTVLLTEEFREALGLLSAGRNLFLTGKAGTGKSTLIRHFMANTDRNVVVVAPTGIAALNVDGHTIHRLFGFRPTTTLSDIAGGEYRPGRFTKTLAKLQTLIIDEASMVRADVFDMIAEALQRFGPDPGRPFGGVQVVLVGDLYQLPPVVTEGEQHYFSTTYETPYFFSANTFRRADFPSVSLTTVFRQLGDDRMTAILNEIREGVLLGHAKQHLDARVDADFVPPDDEFWLTLAPTNRLVTARNRQQLERLPGEEMVHRANESGDLSLFDKPLDDELRFKVGAQVMMLNNDQAERWVNGSIGRVVGVGYDRHGAVVEVEFPDGDIAEVAPFTWEATRPVVDGGTLRRDVVGTFTQLPFKLAWAITIHKSQGQTLERLVVDLSGGMFSTGQLYVALSRCTSLAGLVLKRPVLPKDLKVDRRIARFLRVSANSDRARRYCAIGLLTVGDEGRMSRPRPVELAVAFDDGTAVSTLINPQRDLADARQAYRIGVADVLLAPTLREAWAVIAPMLAGCTPVGVKVDETLGLIDFELKRLGLVAPMPLGIDLRGTSTTGDTALQRAKAALERLDTADLDAGSSPFEDPDESDALSGILLSREPDVTTPTAEHLPALSALLRISRALGAVLLGTSPVDQMSPAGETSWEQAARQAAADQLLLAADRTRLPDEVLARLRDALVALGSGHLASGLAQPPSTTDNIDTVLVPGARICFTGTAVDGDGRVVDRDEMERLAASAGLAPVRSVTKTRCEVLVIAEAGTQSGKARKAQDYGKPVFTVDEFLGWLARR, from the coding sequence GTGGTGGCAGCCAGCAAAACCGTCCTGCTGACCGAGGAATTCCGAGAAGCGCTGGGGCTGCTGTCCGCGGGCCGAAATCTCTTCCTGACCGGTAAGGCCGGCACGGGTAAGTCGACGCTCATCCGTCACTTCATGGCCAATACCGATCGCAACGTCGTGGTGGTCGCGCCGACCGGGATCGCCGCGCTGAACGTCGACGGCCACACCATCCACCGCCTGTTCGGATTCCGGCCCACCACAACGCTGTCTGATATCGCCGGCGGGGAGTACCGGCCGGGCCGCTTCACCAAGACACTGGCCAAGCTGCAGACGCTGATCATCGACGAGGCATCGATGGTGCGCGCCGACGTGTTCGACATGATCGCGGAAGCGTTGCAGCGGTTCGGCCCAGACCCGGGCAGGCCGTTCGGCGGCGTCCAGGTGGTGCTGGTGGGTGACCTCTACCAGCTGCCGCCGGTGGTCACCGAGGGTGAGCAGCACTACTTTTCGACGACGTATGAGACCCCGTACTTCTTTTCGGCGAACACCTTCCGCCGTGCGGATTTCCCGAGCGTCTCGCTGACGACGGTGTTCCGCCAGCTCGGCGATGACCGGATGACCGCGATCCTCAACGAGATTCGCGAAGGCGTGTTACTCGGCCATGCCAAGCAGCACCTGGACGCCCGGGTGGACGCCGACTTCGTGCCGCCAGACGACGAATTCTGGCTGACGTTGGCGCCCACCAACAGGCTGGTGACCGCCCGCAACCGCCAGCAGCTCGAGCGGTTGCCCGGCGAGGAGATGGTGCACCGCGCCAACGAATCCGGCGACCTGTCCCTGTTCGACAAGCCGCTGGACGACGAGTTGCGCTTCAAGGTCGGCGCCCAGGTGATGATGCTCAACAACGATCAGGCCGAGCGCTGGGTGAACGGCTCGATCGGCCGCGTGGTGGGGGTGGGCTACGACCGCCACGGCGCCGTGGTCGAAGTCGAGTTTCCCGACGGTGACATCGCCGAAGTTGCCCCGTTCACCTGGGAGGCCACCCGCCCCGTGGTCGACGGCGGGACTTTGCGTCGCGACGTCGTCGGCACTTTCACTCAACTGCCGTTCAAGCTGGCGTGGGCGATCACGATCCACAAGAGTCAAGGTCAGACCCTGGAGCGGTTGGTGGTGGATCTGTCCGGCGGCATGTTCTCCACCGGCCAGCTTTATGTGGCGTTGAGCCGGTGTACCTCGTTGGCCGGGCTCGTGCTGAAACGCCCTGTGCTGCCGAAGGATCTGAAAGTGGATCGCCGGATCGCCCGGTTTCTGCGCGTCTCGGCCAACAGCGACCGGGCGCGCCGCTACTGCGCGATCGGTCTGCTCACGGTCGGCGATGAAGGCCGGATGTCGCGGCCGCGCCCGGTGGAACTGGCGGTGGCTTTCGACGACGGCACGGCCGTATCGACACTGATCAACCCGCAGCGGGATCTGGCCGACGCCCGCCAGGCGTATCGGATCGGGGTGGCCGACGTGCTGCTGGCACCCACGCTGCGGGAGGCCTGGGCGGTGATCGCGCCGATGCTGGCCGGGTGCACGCCGGTGGGCGTCAAAGTCGATGAGACGCTGGGGCTGATCGACTTCGAACTCAAGCGACTGGGCCTGGTGGCTCCGATGCCGCTGGGTATCGATCTGCGGGGCACAAGCACCACGGGTGACACGGCGCTGCAGCGTGCCAAGGCCGCGCTCGAGCGCCTCGATACCGCCGACCTGGATGCCGGCTCGTCGCCGTTCGAAGATCCCGACGAGAGCGACGCCCTCTCGGGAATCCTGCTCAGCCGCGAACCCGACGTCACAACCCCGACCGCAGAACACCTTCCGGCCCTGTCCGCGCTGCTGCGAATCAGCCGAGCCCTCGGAGCGGTCCTGCTGGGCACCAGTCCCGTCGATCAGATGTCGCCGGCGGGGGAGACCAGTTGGGAGCAGGCGGCTCGCCAGGCCGCCGCCGACCAGCTGCTGCTGGCGGCGGACCGCACCCGACTCCCGGATGAGGTACTGGCGCGCCTGCGAGACGCCTTGGTGGCGCTGGGTTCCGGCCACCTGGCGTCCGGGCTCGCTCAGCCGCCGTCGACGACCGACAACATCGACACGGTGCTGGTTCCCGGTGCCCGCATCTGCTTCACCGGAACAGCGGTCGACGGCGACGGCCGGGTGGTGGATCGCGACGAGATGGAGCGGCTGGCTGCCTCGGCTGGGCTGGCGCCGGTGCGCTCGGTGACCAAGACGCGATGTGAGGTGCTGGTCATCGCCGAAGCGGGCACGCAGTCCGGAAAGGCCCGCAAAGCCCAGGACTATGGGAAGCCGGTGTTCACCGTGGACGAGTTTCTGGGTTGGCTGGCGCGCCGGTGA
- a CDS encoding DUF6319 family protein, translating into MTAPTFAPEAPAATPDTVGIGSFADTTPAPDTAPAASEAKEPVKKSAGKKAKTLELTLTVTGTADGEWHAEIKQGSSYLVRNLAVAAAAVSRAAKELHEELFAPIEALMDEARSQHAARVAALEAELEAARKALADLD; encoded by the coding sequence ATGACTGCACCCACGTTCGCCCCCGAAGCCCCGGCCGCGACCCCCGACACCGTCGGGATCGGTTCGTTCGCCGACACCACACCGGCCCCCGACACCGCCCCCGCTGCTTCCGAGGCCAAGGAGCCGGTGAAGAAGTCGGCCGGCAAGAAGGCCAAGACTCTCGAGTTGACCCTGACTGTGACCGGTACGGCCGACGGCGAGTGGCACGCCGAGATCAAGCAGGGCAGCAGCTATCTGGTGCGTAACCTCGCCGTCGCGGCCGCCGCGGTGTCGCGGGCCGCCAAGGAACTGCACGAGGAGCTGTTCGCACCGATCGAGGCGCTGATGGACGAGGCGCGCTCCCAGCATGCCGCGCGGGTGGCCGCGCTCGAAGCCGAGCTTGAAGCCGCCCGGAAAGCCTTGGCGGACTTGGACTGA
- a CDS encoding NAD-dependent malic enzyme, which yields MFDPLTTKGTAFSQDERRELGLLGLLPVAVKTIAEQAAHTYAEFSTRHDDLDKHIYLRALQDRNETLFYRLLRDHLEEMLPIVYTPTVGDACQRFSEIYRRPRGLFVSYPDRDRLREVLRNRPEHEVDVIVVTDGQRILGLGDQGIGGMGIPIGKLSLYTLIGGIDPARTLPIILDVGTDNVDLLHDPQYLGWRHRRISDEDYYAFVDDFVAVVHEELPDVLLQWEDFATTHALPLLMRYRDRLLTFNDDIQGTAAVALGALQGAVRAAGRPLSQQQVVMLGAGSAGVGVLEMIRQQMVAEGLSETEAAERIWAIDVNGLLTDDRADLSDSQRRFAQSAARVAGWDGRRLADVVQHVDVGILLGLSTVAGAFTEGIVRQLAAKTDRPIIFPLSNPTSRAEAHPAELDEWTDGRALIATGSPFAPIRHGERTRRVAQCNNVYIFPAVGLAVTAARASRVTDAMMRVAATTLGDASPALVDADQPLLPAFEDLPEITTRIATAVALQAVRDGVAPAASDDAIAEAVRQSRWTPDYPTR from the coding sequence CTGTTCGATCCGCTGACCACCAAGGGCACCGCCTTCAGCCAAGACGAGCGCCGCGAGCTCGGCCTGCTGGGTCTGCTGCCGGTTGCGGTGAAAACCATCGCCGAACAAGCCGCCCACACCTACGCCGAGTTCTCCACGCGGCATGACGACCTGGACAAGCACATCTACTTGCGGGCGCTACAGGACCGCAACGAGACGTTGTTTTACCGGCTGCTGCGCGACCATCTCGAGGAGATGCTGCCGATCGTCTACACGCCGACAGTCGGTGATGCGTGCCAGCGGTTCAGCGAGATCTACCGGCGCCCGCGCGGGCTCTTCGTCTCCTACCCGGATCGCGATCGGCTGCGGGAGGTTCTGCGCAACCGACCGGAACACGAGGTGGACGTCATCGTCGTCACCGACGGACAGCGCATCCTGGGTTTGGGCGACCAGGGTATCGGCGGCATGGGCATCCCGATCGGCAAGCTCTCGCTGTACACCCTGATCGGCGGGATCGATCCGGCCCGCACGTTGCCGATCATCCTCGACGTCGGCACCGACAATGTCGACCTGCTCCACGATCCGCAGTACCTCGGCTGGCGCCATCGCCGGATCAGCGACGAGGACTACTACGCCTTCGTCGACGACTTCGTGGCCGTCGTGCATGAGGAACTGCCCGACGTGCTGCTGCAGTGGGAGGACTTCGCCACCACGCATGCGCTGCCGCTGTTGATGCGGTACCGGGATCGGCTGCTGACGTTCAACGACGACATCCAGGGCACGGCGGCCGTAGCCCTTGGCGCGCTGCAGGGCGCTGTCCGCGCCGCCGGGCGCCCGCTGTCGCAGCAGCAGGTGGTGATGCTCGGCGCCGGCTCGGCGGGCGTCGGCGTACTGGAGATGATCCGCCAGCAGATGGTCGCCGAAGGACTCTCCGAAACCGAGGCCGCCGAACGGATCTGGGCGATTGACGTCAACGGGCTGCTGACCGATGACCGTGCGGACCTCTCGGACAGCCAGCGCCGCTTCGCTCAATCCGCAGCTCGGGTGGCCGGCTGGGACGGTCGCAGGCTGGCCGACGTGGTGCAGCACGTCGACGTGGGCATCCTGCTGGGCCTGTCGACGGTGGCCGGCGCCTTCACCGAGGGAATCGTCCGACAGCTGGCGGCCAAGACGGACCGTCCGATCATTTTTCCGCTGTCCAACCCCACCAGCCGGGCCGAGGCACACCCTGCGGAGCTCGACGAATGGACCGATGGGCGCGCGCTGATCGCCACGGGATCACCCTTCGCCCCGATCCGACACGGCGAGCGCACCCGTCGCGTCGCGCAGTGCAACAACGTCTACATCTTCCCGGCGGTCGGGCTGGCCGTCACGGCAGCGCGGGCGTCACGGGTCACCGACGCCATGATGCGGGTTGCCGCCACCACCCTCGGCGATGCCTCCCCCGCCCTGGTCGACGCCGACCAGCCGCTGCTGCCCGCGTTCGAGGATCTGCCCGAGATCACCACCCGTATTGCAACCGCGGTAGCCCTCCAGGCGGTGCGTGACGGCGTCGCGCCGGCGGCCTCCGACGACGCGATAGCCGAGGCCGTCCGGCAGTCCCGCTGGACGCCGGACTATCCGACTCGGTAA
- a CDS encoding DNA topoisomerase IB has protein sequence MRLRRSNTAGPGLRRIGRGRGFSYTDGQRPVDDPEALARIKTLAIPPAWRKVWICPYPNGHIQAVGEDAAGRRQYLYHPQWQAERSEEKYDRVLTLARLLPDWRADVLADLRGRGLKRDRVLAVAQQLIDRGYFRAGGEEYAQENGSFGLATLLRDHVRMRNGCVDFDYPAKSGVRRTVSVDDPLVVRAVRALLRAPTDLPRLLVYRTSDGWCEVRADDLNERFRELTDEQFSVKDLRTWHGTVLAAESFAAANEPTSKTVRRREVAAVMRCVAEELGNTPAVARSSYVDPRVVEAYERGITIRSALRRAKGRGKESARRLAAEAATARLIRRIDRAGR, from the coding sequence GTGAGGCTGCGCAGAAGCAATACCGCTGGCCCCGGGTTGCGCCGTATCGGTCGGGGCCGCGGCTTTTCCTACACCGACGGGCAACGCCCGGTCGACGATCCGGAGGCGCTCGCCCGGATCAAGACGCTGGCCATCCCACCGGCGTGGCGAAAGGTGTGGATCTGCCCTTATCCCAACGGGCACATCCAGGCCGTCGGGGAAGACGCCGCCGGACGTCGTCAGTATCTGTATCACCCGCAGTGGCAGGCCGAACGATCCGAGGAGAAGTACGACCGGGTTCTGACCCTGGCCCGCCTGCTGCCGGACTGGCGCGCCGATGTACTCGCCGACTTGCGCGGTCGCGGCCTAAAACGCGATCGGGTGCTCGCAGTCGCCCAGCAGCTCATCGACCGGGGCTATTTCCGGGCCGGTGGCGAGGAGTACGCCCAGGAAAACGGCAGTTTCGGGCTGGCGACCCTGCTGCGTGACCACGTCAGGATGCGCAACGGTTGCGTGGACTTCGACTATCCGGCCAAAAGCGGCGTGCGGCGCACCGTTTCCGTCGACGATCCCCTGGTGGTGCGCGCGGTGCGAGCACTGTTGCGCGCGCCGACCGACCTTCCGCGGCTGCTGGTGTACCGCACCTCCGACGGCTGGTGCGAGGTCCGAGCCGACGACCTCAACGAGCGGTTCCGGGAGCTGACCGATGAGCAGTTCAGCGTCAAGGACCTGCGCACCTGGCATGGCACCGTGCTGGCGGCCGAGAGCTTCGCCGCCGCGAACGAGCCGACCTCTAAAACCGTCCGCCGTCGGGAGGTCGCTGCAGTCATGCGCTGCGTCGCCGAGGAACTGGGCAACACCCCGGCGGTCGCCCGCAGTTCCTATGTCGACCCGCGCGTGGTGGAGGCCTACGAACGGGGCATCACCATCCGCTCGGCTCTGCGCCGGGCCAAGGGCCGCGGCAAGGAGTCCGCGCGCCGACTCGCCGCCGAAGCCGCCACCGCTCGGTTGATCAGACGCATCGACCGAGCGGGGCGTTAG
- a CDS encoding DUF732 domain-containing protein: MSWSARVTAPLAVAGVAMGALVGAAPAHADEASFMKYLNTHGYTARYANDEPISESSVRALGHMICENLHVGRTVEIQQPHYPAWPQFALIAEAARQELCPGA, encoded by the coding sequence ATGAGTTGGTCAGCCCGGGTCACCGCACCCTTGGCCGTCGCCGGTGTCGCGATGGGAGCTCTGGTCGGGGCCGCGCCGGCGCACGCCGACGAAGCCAGCTTCATGAAATACCTCAATACCCACGGCTACACCGCCCGCTACGCGAATGACGAACCGATCTCGGAGTCCAGCGTGCGCGCGCTCGGGCACATGATCTGCGAGAACCTGCATGTGGGCCGGACCGTCGAGATCCAGCAGCCGCACTACCCGGCGTGGCCGCAGTTCGCGCTGATCGCCGAGGCGGCGCGCCAGGAGTTGTGCCCGGGGGCGTAA
- a CDS encoding ribonuclease H-like domain-containing protein, with translation MAPVTLGGYPAKQCARVTHNEFAPGTPEPAPPRPDLESLRTAGIEFEERVLDELRARYGDSERLLLLDADLSRAERQRRTVAAMTAGVAVISGGRLPDVHGRRGLPDVLIRHQDGYLPVDIKNHRTVASAKRADVKISTLSAPDRWLSHPGYSDHGARWRDDVMQLAHYTRMLQELGFHCGVNRGGIIGSSDLTDLLGESLGITWYDLEAENIVTYSASDPKRRKSRSALQRYDHEFAFRLDVARAAAAGRELVRPYRISDCATCAWFDYCATVVGDDDASFALETGHLTVREWQYLYRHCGDGAVLSVAQLAAVDVDAHVEAFRLQSVGTKMPQDRLANAVRRARMSCTGIDFETHEPASPTVPSADIEVDFDIEWDDHGRIYQWGLRIRDGQDDTTARYRPVVSFDPLDEAAEAELAAEFASRMQQLRSHAAREGKSLQVFHWHHPEITSTRRFAEVEQALDGLTYDLRKWFDATFFARTSSSIKQVAGFFGFRWEVDDAGGLASQGAIETARGNGPHADAARQWCLSYNECDVAAQAAIRDGLRAYRR, from the coding sequence ATGGCACCGGTCACGCTGGGCGGCTACCCGGCAAAGCAGTGTGCCCGCGTCACCCACAATGAGTTCGCCCCGGGAACCCCGGAGCCGGCGCCGCCGCGCCCGGACTTGGAGTCGCTGCGCACTGCCGGAATCGAATTCGAGGAACGCGTTCTTGACGAGCTCCGGGCACGCTACGGCGATTCGGAGCGACTGCTGCTCCTCGACGCCGACCTCAGCCGGGCCGAACGTCAGCGGCGCACCGTCGCCGCGATGACTGCCGGTGTCGCGGTGATCTCCGGCGGGCGCCTGCCGGATGTCCACGGCCGCAGGGGACTTCCCGACGTGTTGATCAGACACCAGGACGGCTACCTGCCCGTCGACATCAAGAACCACCGCACGGTGGCCTCCGCGAAACGCGCGGACGTGAAGATCTCGACGCTGTCCGCACCGGATCGGTGGCTGTCCCATCCGGGCTACAGTGATCACGGCGCGCGCTGGCGTGACGACGTCATGCAGCTGGCGCACTACACCCGGATGTTGCAGGAGTTGGGTTTTCACTGCGGGGTGAACCGCGGCGGCATCATCGGCAGCTCCGACCTCACCGATCTTCTCGGCGAGAGCCTCGGTATCACCTGGTATGACCTGGAAGCCGAGAACATCGTCACGTATTCGGCCAGCGATCCAAAACGCCGCAAGTCCCGCTCGGCCCTGCAGCGCTACGACCATGAGTTCGCCTTCCGACTCGACGTCGCGCGGGCAGCAGCCGCCGGACGAGAACTGGTGCGGCCCTACCGCATCAGCGACTGCGCCACCTGCGCGTGGTTCGACTATTGCGCCACCGTGGTCGGCGACGACGACGCGTCGTTCGCGCTCGAGACCGGCCACCTCACTGTCCGGGAGTGGCAGTACCTGTATCGACACTGCGGCGACGGCGCGGTGTTGAGCGTCGCGCAGTTGGCCGCCGTCGACGTGGACGCACACGTCGAGGCGTTCCGCCTTCAGTCCGTCGGCACGAAAATGCCGCAAGACCGGCTTGCCAACGCGGTCCGACGAGCCCGGATGAGTTGCACCGGAATTGATTTCGAGACGCACGAACCCGCCTCACCGACCGTTCCGTCCGCCGACATCGAGGTCGACTTCGACATCGAGTGGGATGATCACGGCCGGATCTATCAGTGGGGTCTGCGTATCCGCGACGGCCAGGACGACACCACTGCCCGCTATCGGCCCGTGGTCTCGTTCGATCCACTCGACGAGGCCGCCGAGGCCGAACTGGCCGCCGAGTTCGCCTCTCGGATGCAGCAATTACGAAGCCACGCCGCGCGGGAGGGCAAGTCGCTTCAGGTCTTCCATTGGCACCACCCCGAGATCACCAGCACGCGCAGGTTCGCCGAGGTGGAGCAGGCGCTCGACGGACTCACCTATGACCTGCGAAAGTGGTTCGACGCGACGTTTTTCGCCCGCACCTCATCATCGATCAAACAGGTTGCCGGCTTCTTCGGCTTCCGCTGGGAGGTCGACGACGCCGGGGGCCTGGCCTCCCAGGGCGCCATCGAAACGGCCCGGGGCAACGGACCGCACGCCGACGCCGCCCGGCAGTGGTGTCTGAGCTACAACGAATGTGACGTGGCGGCGCAAGCTGCGATCCGCGACGGATTGCGCGCGTACCGCCGCTGA
- a CDS encoding diacylglycerol-binding protein has protein sequence MKLRPSIALLLFVLGGAAGLIGDHSHVITGTTEYLPAAHVVLFIWNSPLYFPILVGSATVFLAELRLLLPAPRATVTVRQGVAGLAAVLGSYVVTAMLHASPVVPLTTLICAFAAITFCALGDRPAIVCGVLIAAIGPVVEIGIAAAGHFRYAPGSDGLFGVAPWLVPLYFAFGVVAALIGEVAAGVERSAE, from the coding sequence GTGAAATTACGCCCCTCGATCGCACTGTTGCTGTTCGTCCTCGGCGGAGCGGCCGGTCTGATCGGTGACCACTCGCACGTGATCACCGGCACCACCGAATACCTGCCGGCAGCGCACGTCGTGCTCTTCATCTGGAACAGTCCGCTGTATTTCCCGATTCTGGTCGGATCCGCGACGGTCTTCCTGGCGGAACTGCGACTGCTTCTCCCGGCCCCGAGGGCAACGGTCACCGTGCGTCAGGGGGTGGCTGGTCTGGCTGCGGTCCTGGGCAGCTACGTCGTCACCGCGATGTTGCATGCGTCGCCGGTGGTTCCCCTTACGACGCTGATCTGTGCGTTCGCCGCGATCACCTTCTGCGCCTTGGGTGATCGTCCGGCGATTGTCTGCGGTGTGCTGATCGCGGCCATCGGTCCCGTCGTCGAGATCGGGATCGCCGCGGCGGGACACTTCCGCTACGCCCCCGGCTCGGACGGGTTGTTCGGGGTGGCGCCGTGGCTGGTGCCGCTGTACTTCGCGTTCGGGGTGGTCGCGGCCCTGATCGGTGAAGTCGCCGCCGGCGTCGAGCGGTCGGCGGAGTAG
- a CDS encoding class I SAM-dependent methyltransferase, whose amino-acid sequence MSVEDRTRWDAKYAGRSVPAPDTVGPAAVFAPFVDAFPAAGYALDIACGQGAAAVWLAQRGLQVSGFDVSPVAIEQARGLAQRSGVGDRCRFDVVDLDDGLPGGPPADVVYCARFRDRRLDAPMVQRLAPGGLLAVTALSQVGATPGRFRAAPGELRTVFAGLEVIAEGEADGMAWLLGRRRRKATAPSAHEDGRG is encoded by the coding sequence ATGAGCGTCGAGGACCGCACCCGCTGGGATGCGAAATACGCAGGCCGCTCCGTTCCGGCGCCGGACACGGTCGGACCGGCCGCGGTGTTTGCGCCCTTCGTCGACGCGTTTCCGGCCGCGGGCTATGCGCTCGATATCGCCTGCGGTCAGGGCGCAGCGGCAGTCTGGCTGGCCCAGCGGGGCCTGCAGGTGAGCGGGTTCGACGTCTCGCCGGTCGCCATCGAGCAGGCGCGGGGGCTCGCTCAGCGCAGCGGTGTCGGCGACCGGTGCCGATTCGACGTCGTGGACCTCGATGACGGCCTGCCGGGCGGGCCACCAGCCGACGTCGTCTACTGCGCCCGGTTCCGCGACCGTCGGCTCGACGCACCGATGGTGCAGCGGCTGGCCCCGGGCGGACTGCTGGCGGTCACCGCGCTGAGCCAGGTCGGTGCCACCCCCGGACGGTTCCGGGCTGCGCCCGGGGAACTGCGCACGGTGTTCGCCGGCCTCGAGGTGATCGCCGAGGGCGAGGCGGACGGAATGGCGTGGCTGCTGGGGCGACGCCGCCGGAAGGCGACGGCGCCGTCAGCACACGAGGACGGACGAGGCTAG
- a CDS encoding C40 family peptidase: protein MFGLEALMALIQQVSGTPYIVGGNTPAGTDCSGLASWVSNVASGRPAFSGRFHTANEESALLARGFKYGTAPNALVVGWNSHHTAVTLPDGTPVASGEPGGVKIGGGGAYQPQFTHHMYLPMEEAPVPDAPVVEFAAMVEPGPEPAAEPMAEPMAVELAAAPIAAPPFEAPPADAPVEAPMDVPPGEAPPMDALPLDQGPAEPGPEPSDREAPAPA from the coding sequence ATGTTTGGTCTAGAAGCACTGATGGCGCTCATCCAGCAGGTTTCGGGCACTCCGTACATCGTTGGTGGGAACACCCCCGCCGGTACGGATTGCTCGGGTTTGGCCTCGTGGGTGTCCAACGTCGCCAGCGGCCGACCGGCCTTCAGCGGCCGGTTCCACACCGCCAACGAGGAGTCGGCACTGCTGGCCCGCGGGTTCAAATACGGCACCGCCCCCAACGCTCTGGTGGTGGGCTGGAACAGCCATCACACCGCGGTGACCCTGCCCGACGGCACGCCGGTGGCCAGCGGTGAGCCCGGCGGCGTGAAGATCGGTGGCGGCGGCGCCTACCAGCCGCAGTTCACCCACCACATGTACCTGCCCATGGAGGAAGCACCTGTCCCGGACGCCCCGGTGGTGGAGTTTGCCGCCATGGTGGAGCCGGGCCCCGAACCCGCCGCTGAGCCGATGGCCGAGCCCATGGCCGTCGAGCTGGCCGCGGCGCCCATAGCGGCTCCGCCGTTTGAGGCACCCCCGGCCGACGCCCCCGTCGAGGCGCCGATGGACGTACCGCCTGGCGAGGCGCCGCCGATGGATGCTTTGCCGCTCGACCAGGGCCCGGCCGAGCCCGGCCCCGAGCCCAGTGACCGCGAGGCCCCGGCGCCGGCCTAG
- a CDS encoding acyl-CoA dehydrogenase family protein yields the protein MTTTSVSSVEDDVFADILSQTRRFVRTMVLPREQEILDTDRVPDDLRQAAKDLGLFGYAIPQEWGGLGLNLAQDVELAMELGYTCPSVRSMFGTNNGIAGQVLVGFGTDEQKERWLEPIASGAVASFALTEPGAGSNPAGLRTKAVRDGDTWVLDGQKRFITNAPLADLFVVFARTRPADERGAGIAVFLVPADTDGVEVGAKDAKMGQEGAWTADVTFSHVRLPAAALVGGNEDIGYRAAMTSLARGRIHIAALAVGAAQRALDESVNYAATATQGGSIIGDFQLVQAMLADQQTGVLAGQALVRDAARKWVSNEDRRIAPSAAKVFCTEMAGKVADLAVQIHGGSGYIRGVPVERIYRDVRLLRLYEGTSEIQRLIIGSNLIKNAKRGL from the coding sequence ATGACGACCACATCCGTCTCGTCCGTTGAAGACGACGTCTTCGCCGACATCCTGTCCCAGACCCGCCGGTTCGTCCGGACGATGGTCCTCCCGCGCGAACAGGAGATCCTCGACACCGATCGCGTGCCCGACGACCTGCGGCAGGCCGCCAAGGACCTGGGCCTGTTCGGCTACGCGATCCCCCAGGAATGGGGCGGGCTGGGCCTGAATCTGGCCCAGGACGTCGAACTGGCCATGGAACTGGGCTACACCTGCCCGTCGGTGCGGTCGATGTTCGGCACCAACAACGGCATCGCCGGCCAGGTGCTGGTGGGGTTCGGCACCGACGAACAGAAGGAGCGCTGGCTCGAGCCCATCGCCTCCGGAGCGGTCGCCTCCTTCGCCCTCACCGAGCCCGGGGCGGGCTCCAATCCCGCGGGTCTGCGCACCAAGGCCGTCCGTGACGGCGACACCTGGGTACTGGACGGTCAGAAGCGATTCATCACCAACGCCCCGCTGGCCGACCTGTTCGTGGTGTTCGCCCGCACCCGGCCGGCCGACGAGCGGGGCGCCGGTATCGCAGTGTTTCTGGTACCGGCCGATACCGACGGGGTCGAAGTCGGCGCCAAGGACGCCAAGATGGGCCAGGAAGGCGCCTGGACGGCCGATGTCACCTTCTCGCACGTGCGACTGCCCGCCGCCGCCCTGGTCGGGGGCAATGAGGACATCGGCTACCGGGCGGCGATGACGTCGTTGGCCCGCGGCCGCATCCACATTGCGGCGCTGGCGGTGGGCGCCGCGCAGCGCGCGCTGGATGAATCGGTGAACTATGCCGCCACCGCCACCCAGGGCGGCAGCATCATCGGCGACTTCCAGCTGGTGCAGGCGATGCTCGCCGATCAGCAAACCGGCGTGCTGGCCGGCCAGGCGCTGGTCCGCGATGCCGCCCGCAAGTGGGTGAGCAACGAAGATCGGCGGATCGCTCCGTCGGCGGCCAAGGTCTTCTGCACCGAGATGGCCGGCAAGGTCGCCGACCTGGCGGTGCAGATCCACGGCGGCAGTGGATACATCCGTGGCGTGCCGGTGGAGCGCATCTACCGCGATGTCCGACTTCTGCGGCTCTACGAGGGCACCAGTGAGATTCAGCGGCTGATCATCGGGTCGAATCTGATCAAAAACGCGAAGCGTGGACTGTAA